Proteins encoded within one genomic window of Methanothrix harundinacea 6Ac:
- a CDS encoding RNA-guided endonuclease InsQ/TnpB family protein: protein MRKSFKYPIYPTKSQQSRMERTLDLCRWVYNQTLAYRKDAWEKEGRSTSKYETHNLLPEWKVEKPELIEVHSQVLQNVQERVELAFKAFFRRVKSGEKPGYPRFRGLGWYDSFTYPQSGFKLSFGKLRLSKVGDVKIKLHRPIEGKIKRLTIRRTSTGKWFACFSVEIDDPPKPPWKDGSMVGIDVGLESFATLSNGEKIDNPRFFRSEEKALAKAQRRLSKCEKGTPDRMKALKVVQRIHERIANKRYYFAHQVSHNLVERFGLIAFEDLSITKMLNNHCLAKSISDAAWRMLVTIISYKAESAGSIVVLVDPRNTSQLCSRCGLKVTKSLSDRVHECPQCGLIMDRDENAAINILRLGLQSLPKARSPALQGGE, encoded by the coding sequence ACTTGTGTAGATGGGTCTACAATCAAACCCTAGCATACCGGAAAGACGCTTGGGAGAAGGAAGGTAGATCAACCTCGAAATACGAGACCCATAACCTCCTCCCGGAATGGAAGGTGGAAAAGCCCGAACTGATCGAAGTCCACTCACAAGTTCTCCAGAATGTCCAGGAAAGGGTTGAACTGGCTTTTAAAGCGTTCTTCCGAAGGGTCAAATCGGGCGAGAAACCCGGCTATCCCCGGTTCCGAGGGCTCGGGTGGTATGATTCGTTCACCTATCCTCAGTCGGGATTCAAACTGTCTTTCGGGAAGCTTCGCCTCTCTAAAGTCGGAGATGTCAAGATCAAGCTCCACCGACCCATAGAAGGTAAGATCAAGAGGCTGACTATCCGCCGAACCTCGACCGGAAAGTGGTTTGCCTGCTTCTCAGTGGAGATCGACGATCCTCCTAAGCCTCCATGGAAAGATGGGTCGATGGTGGGCATTGACGTGGGGCTGGAGAGTTTCGCTACACTGTCCAACGGAGAGAAGATCGATAATCCCCGGTTCTTCCGATCTGAGGAGAAGGCATTAGCCAAAGCTCAGAGACGACTATCTAAATGCGAGAAGGGGACACCCGATAGGATGAAAGCCCTCAAGGTCGTCCAACGGATTCATGAGCGGATAGCTAACAAGAGATACTATTTTGCTCATCAGGTCAGTCACAACCTGGTCGAAAGGTTCGGGCTGATTGCTTTCGAGGATCTGAGCATCACGAAAATGCTTAATAATCACTGCCTGGCTAAAAGCATATCAGACGCTGCCTGGAGGATGCTAGTCACTATCATATCGTACAAGGCTGAAAGCGCCGGTTCGATAGTGGTTCTAGTAGATCCCAGGAACACAAGTCAGCTATGTTCCAGGTGCGGTCTTAAAGTCACGAAGTCGCTATCGGATCGGGTCCATGAATGTCCTCAATGCGGACTAATCATGGACCGTGACGAGAATGCGGCGATAAACATTTTGAGACTGGGGCTACAGTCTCTGCCAAAAGCTAGAAGCCCCGCCCTTCAGGGCGGGGAGTAG
- a CDS encoding SpoIIE family protein phosphatase — protein MRGISGMARLSWQLLTLILLAQLVVPAAMGAASTIAGDGARVGGTDVNGSSAVKAPGEAVAAGIWIAPDGDWEKVTEDMKETLQSLAGPSRVLRIMVQEEEDLIEQGYIGTSDGVLVLWPDVTETLQLIAPFDFRERPWYLEAARAGDTIWTKPYQSQTTGDISITCATPISAEGNLSGVVGMDVSLAEMDLDLANFSSGYPFLLDGQGAVVMKPPTPEGFLWDEILEPGSLLDSKNPELAELAEAMVRGEEGTAFVRLDKGSARIVYAPLPSVGWSLGVASGDQELAAAKASAYDQLFRCISGHTEILALETGEALRGESFGMGISLREGGPGPSRPMALGAAAISLLLGAIIGWWAGRRASDPVLEAVARGLEEVGRGDLEARIAGDGSRGARRLAEAFDEMALGLKDRIAESEERSLAAGRSEKAGEVIAEVQRLLIPERVPQIEGFEVAILALAEGRECCHFYDGFEMEGGKAMVVLAEVSGKGLSAAMAAAVTRSHIRAAARRLGDPAKALRETNQNLVGNVRNGMVVSCFCGILDLSSHALSYANAGHVPPFIVSSDGFVDTLVGGAIAMGALDHIDLEMEGWMIDPGDVLVIYNDGLIEVEDGDGERFGTESLITLVKENREKPAQQIAKDLERRIEDHMGGVRGRPDAVAVIVKRSG, from the coding sequence ATGAGAGGGATTTCTGGGATGGCGAGGCTGAGCTGGCAGCTCCTGACCCTGATCCTCCTAGCCCAGCTGGTAGTGCCTGCGGCGATGGGCGCCGCCTCCACCATCGCCGGGGACGGGGCTCGGGTCGGAGGCACCGACGTCAACGGCAGCTCGGCGGTGAAGGCCCCGGGAGAGGCTGTGGCAGCCGGGATATGGATCGCTCCCGATGGCGACTGGGAGAAGGTCACCGAGGATATGAAGGAGACCCTCCAGTCCCTCGCTGGCCCCTCCCGGGTTCTGAGGATCATGGTCCAGGAGGAGGAGGATCTGATCGAACAAGGGTACATCGGAACCTCCGATGGGGTCCTGGTCCTCTGGCCCGACGTCACCGAGACCCTCCAGCTGATCGCCCCCTTCGATTTCCGGGAACGTCCCTGGTACCTGGAGGCGGCGAGGGCCGGGGATACGATCTGGACGAAGCCCTACCAGAGCCAGACCACGGGGGATATCTCCATCACCTGCGCCACCCCCATATCGGCGGAGGGGAACCTGAGCGGGGTGGTGGGGATGGACGTATCCCTGGCGGAGATGGACCTCGACCTCGCGAACTTCTCCTCTGGTTACCCCTTCCTTCTGGACGGCCAGGGGGCGGTGGTGATGAAGCCGCCTACCCCGGAGGGGTTCCTCTGGGACGAGATCCTGGAGCCAGGAAGCCTCCTCGACTCGAAGAACCCGGAGCTGGCAGAGCTGGCGGAGGCGATGGTCCGGGGAGAGGAGGGGACAGCCTTCGTCCGGCTGGATAAGGGGAGCGCTAGGATCGTCTACGCCCCCCTCCCCTCCGTCGGCTGGAGCCTGGGGGTCGCCTCCGGAGACCAGGAGCTAGCGGCAGCCAAGGCCTCCGCTTACGATCAGCTCTTCCGCTGCATATCGGGGCATACGGAGATCCTGGCCCTGGAGACCGGCGAGGCCCTCCGAGGGGAGAGCTTCGGGATGGGGATCTCCCTGCGGGAAGGGGGTCCCGGCCCATCCAGGCCGATGGCCCTAGGAGCAGCCGCCATCTCCCTCCTGCTGGGGGCGATCATAGGATGGTGGGCGGGGCGGAGGGCCTCGGATCCGGTCTTGGAGGCCGTGGCGAGGGGGCTTGAGGAGGTCGGGAGGGGGGACCTGGAGGCGAGGATCGCGGGGGACGGATCAAGGGGGGCTAGGAGGCTTGCGGAGGCCTTCGATGAGATGGCCCTCGGCCTCAAAGATCGGATAGCGGAGTCGGAGGAGAGGTCCCTCGCGGCGGGAAGGTCTGAGAAGGCGGGGGAGGTGATCGCCGAGGTCCAGAGGTTGCTCATCCCGGAGAGGGTTCCCCAGATCGAGGGGTTCGAGGTGGCGATCCTGGCCCTGGCCGAAGGTAGGGAGTGCTGCCACTTCTACGACGGCTTCGAGATGGAGGGAGGGAAGGCGATGGTAGTTCTGGCCGAGGTCTCGGGGAAGGGGCTCTCCGCTGCCATGGCGGCGGCCGTCACCAGAAGCCACATCAGGGCGGCTGCCCGGAGGCTTGGAGATCCGGCGAAGGCCCTCAGAGAGACGAACCAGAACCTGGTCGGGAACGTCAGAAACGGGATGGTGGTATCCTGCTTCTGCGGGATCCTCGACCTATCCAGCCACGCCCTGAGCTACGCCAACGCCGGCCACGTCCCCCCCTTCATCGTCAGCTCCGACGGCTTCGTCGACACCCTCGTCGGCGGCGCGATAGCCATGGGAGCCCTCGACCACATCGACCTGGAGATGGAGGGTTGGATGATAGACCCCGGGGACGTCCTCGTCATCTACAACGACGGCCTCATCGAGGTGGAGGACGGGGACGGGGAGAGGTTCGGGACCGAGAGCCTGATAACCCTGGTGAAGGAGAACCGGGAGAAGCCGGCTCAGCAGATAGCAAAGGACCTGGAGAGGAGGATCGAGGATCACATGGGTGGCGTCAGAGGGAGGCCCGATGCCGTCGCCGTGATAGTTAAGAGGTCCGGATGA
- a CDS encoding AAA family ATPase: MRDDLINIYKDAPAIFETIREEIGKVVVGQKAVVEQILVGILAGGHILLESNPGLGKTLLVKTIASTTGLHFSRIQCTPDLMPADITGTTLIEEVEGSKHFRFEEGPIFANIVLADEINRASPRTQSAMLEAMQEKQVTVGKNTYRLEEPFFVLATQNPIEMEGTFPLPEAQLDRFLLKVFIDYPSPEEEYQIMERYTGHAEPKVERVITRRELLSLQQLVRDVPISDDLKRAAIKAVVSSRSWEGVEYGASPRASIGLILASKARALLSGRDYVDRADLEVMARPIFRHRIILTFDSERRGVTTDQVISEIMKAI, encoded by the coding sequence ATGAGAGACGATCTGATCAACATCTATAAGGACGCGCCAGCCATCTTCGAGACGATCAGAGAAGAGATCGGCAAAGTGGTGGTGGGCCAGAAGGCGGTGGTGGAGCAGATTCTGGTGGGTATCCTGGCCGGGGGGCACATCCTCCTGGAGAGCAACCCCGGCCTAGGAAAGACCCTCCTCGTCAAGACGATAGCCAGCACCACCGGCCTCCACTTCAGCAGGATCCAGTGCACCCCGGACCTGATGCCCGCAGACATCACCGGCACCACCCTGATCGAGGAGGTGGAGGGGAGCAAGCACTTCAGGTTCGAGGAGGGGCCGATCTTCGCCAACATCGTCCTCGCCGACGAGATCAACCGGGCCTCCCCCAGGACCCAGAGCGCCATGCTGGAGGCGATGCAGGAGAAGCAGGTGACCGTGGGAAAGAACACATACCGGCTTGAGGAGCCCTTCTTCGTCCTCGCTACCCAAAACCCCATCGAGATGGAGGGGACGTTCCCGCTCCCCGAGGCCCAGCTCGACCGGTTCCTCCTGAAGGTATTCATCGACTACCCGAGCCCGGAGGAGGAGTACCAGATCATGGAGAGGTACACCGGCCACGCCGAGCCGAAGGTGGAGAGGGTGATCACCCGCAGGGAGCTTCTATCCCTCCAGCAGCTTGTAAGGGACGTCCCCATCTCCGACGACCTGAAGAGGGCGGCGATAAAGGCCGTCGTCTCCTCCCGGAGCTGGGAGGGGGTCGAGTACGGCGCAAGCCCTCGGGCCTCCATCGGCCTCATCCTCGCCTCCAAGGCCCGGGCCCTCCTCTCCGGGAGGGACTACGTCGATCGGGCCGACCTGGAGGTGATGGCCCGCCCCATCTTCCGGCACAGGATCATCCTCACCTTCGACTCCGAGAGGAGGGGAGTCACGACCGACCAGGTGATCTCGGAGATCATGAAGGCGATCTGA
- a CDS encoding DUF58 domain-containing protein: MDTEFLAELDRFTLLVRKRVSTAYTGARRSVKVGRGISPVGYREYRKGDDFKFVDWKVYARTEKLYVREHEEERSLAVHILLDASSSMAFGEKFAFASKLAVGFAYLAIKENEKFSISKFGEMLEPGETKGGRRNLFSAMEDLDRTAPSGGTDFRRMAEQFDLTIRSTSLVVVVSDLLEEIESLVAGIYKLSAHDLILIQVLDPAEAALDFEGDLRFVDMESKEAVMTRVTPKVREEYAARMAAHEARIREACHAVGADFFTYTTARPIFEAFSDVHTRAKVWRA; the protein is encoded by the coding sequence ATGGATACGGAGTTTCTCGCTGAGCTGGACCGGTTCACCCTCCTCGTCCGAAAGAGGGTGTCGACCGCCTACACCGGGGCCCGGAGGTCGGTGAAGGTCGGCCGGGGGATCAGCCCCGTCGGCTACCGGGAGTATCGGAAGGGGGACGACTTCAAGTTCGTCGACTGGAAGGTCTACGCCAGGACTGAGAAGCTCTACGTCCGGGAGCACGAGGAGGAGAGGAGCCTCGCCGTCCACATCCTCCTGGACGCGAGCAGCAGCATGGCCTTCGGCGAGAAGTTCGCCTTCGCATCGAAGCTGGCGGTGGGGTTCGCCTACCTGGCTATAAAAGAGAACGAGAAGTTCTCCATCTCCAAGTTCGGGGAGATGCTGGAGCCTGGCGAGACGAAAGGTGGGCGGAGGAACCTCTTTTCTGCCATGGAGGACCTGGACAGGACCGCGCCCTCAGGGGGGACGGACTTTCGGAGGATGGCGGAGCAGTTCGACCTCACCATCAGGTCGACGAGCCTGGTGGTGGTGGTCTCCGACCTCCTCGAAGAGATCGAGAGCCTCGTCGCCGGGATCTACAAGCTCTCGGCCCACGACCTGATCCTGATCCAGGTTCTCGACCCGGCGGAGGCGGCCCTCGACTTCGAGGGGGACCTCCGGTTCGTCGATATGGAGTCGAAGGAGGCGGTGATGACCAGGGTGACGCCCAAGGTGAGAGAGGAGTACGCGGCGAGGATGGCGGCCCACGAAGCCCGGATCCGGGAGGCCTGCCATGCCGTCGGGGCCGACTTCTTCACCTATACCACCGCGAGGCCCATATTCGAGGCCTTCTCCGACGTTCATACCCGGGCCAAGGTCTGGAGGGCCTGA
- the larA gene encoding nickel-dependent lactate racemase, with protein MDLGYGSGRIRLPVDGAEGFEVVLPEERPGAPDETGEIERALNVPIGPGLEDLAGSRRAAIMASDITRPAPTSKILPPLVRRLEALGISEIVVVFGLGTHRRMTVEEMDRLLGSSASLPSIQHDKDRCIHLGETSRGTPVEILEEVAASDIKIGTGNIEYHYYAGYSGGAKALLPGVSSERSINKNHAMMADPRAKSGRLDNPVRLDMEEAAKIGGLDLILNVVLNSKKEIVRAVGGDFVKAHRAGAKVVDEMYQRAVRPAEIVVACAGGRPKDINLFQAQKAMENAREAVLPGGSLILVAECAEGLGHPVFERWAMEAKCAEDCVERFGREYEFGGHKAALIARDSLEMDLILVSSLRPKLAEMVFFRHANSLEEALAMARERQGRDARTIVMPHGDLTLAKRK; from the coding sequence ATGGACCTCGGGTACGGCTCCGGCCGGATCCGCCTCCCGGTGGACGGTGCCGAGGGTTTTGAGGTCGTCCTCCCGGAGGAGCGGCCCGGAGCCCCCGATGAGACGGGAGAGATCGAGAGGGCCCTCAACGTGCCGATCGGACCCGGCCTGGAGGATCTGGCCGGCTCCAGGAGGGCCGCCATCATGGCGAGCGACATAACGAGGCCCGCTCCGACCTCAAAGATCCTGCCTCCCCTGGTGCGGAGGCTTGAGGCCCTCGGCATATCCGAGATCGTCGTCGTCTTCGGCCTGGGGACCCATCGGAGGATGACCGTCGAGGAGATGGACAGGCTCCTGGGCAGCTCCGCCAGCCTCCCCTCCATCCAGCACGACAAGGACCGATGCATCCACCTTGGCGAGACGAGCCGGGGTACCCCGGTCGAGATCCTGGAGGAGGTGGCGGCATCCGACATCAAGATCGGGACGGGAAATATCGAGTACCACTACTATGCCGGCTACAGCGGCGGAGCGAAGGCCCTCCTCCCCGGCGTCAGCTCCGAGAGGTCGATCAACAAGAACCACGCCATGATGGCCGACCCCCGGGCGAAGTCCGGCCGCCTCGACAACCCCGTCCGCCTCGACATGGAGGAGGCGGCAAAAATTGGAGGCCTCGACCTGATCCTCAACGTCGTCCTCAACAGCAAGAAGGAGATCGTCCGGGCCGTCGGCGGCGACTTCGTAAAAGCCCACCGCGCGGGGGCCAAAGTCGTCGACGAGATGTACCAGAGGGCCGTCCGCCCCGCCGAGATCGTCGTCGCCTGCGCCGGCGGCCGTCCCAAGGACATAAACCTCTTCCAGGCCCAGAAGGCGATGGAGAACGCGAGGGAGGCGGTCCTCCCCGGAGGCTCCCTCATCCTCGTCGCCGAGTGCGCTGAAGGCCTCGGCCACCCCGTCTTCGAGCGGTGGGCGATGGAGGCAAAGTGCGCCGAGGACTGCGTCGAAAGGTTCGGCCGGGAGTACGAGTTCGGCGGCCACAAGGCCGCCCTCATCGCGAGGGACTCCCTGGAGATGGACCTGATCCTCGTCTCCTCCCTGAGGCCAAAGCTCGCGGAGATGGTCTTCTTCCGGCACGCGAACAGCCTCGAAGAGGCTCTGGCGATGGCCCGGGAGAGGCAGGGGCGGGATGCGAGGACGATCGTCATGCCCCACGGGGATCTGACGCTGGCTAAGCGAAAGTAG